One genomic region from Streptomyces sp. NBC_01431 encodes:
- the carB gene encoding carbamoyl-phosphate synthase large subunit has translation MPKRSDIQSVLVIGSGPIVIGQAAEFDYSGTQACRILKAEGLRVILVNSNPATIMTDPEIADATYVEPITPEFVEKIIAKERPDALLPTLGGQTALNTAISMHEQGVLEKYGVELIGANVEAINKGEDRDLFKGVVEAVKAKIGYGESARSVICHSMDDVLAGVEELGGYPVVVRPSFTMGGAGSGFAHDEEELRRIAGQGLTLSPTTEVLLEESILGWKEYELELMRDKHDNVVVVCSIENFDPMGVHTGDSITVAPAMTLTDREYQRLRDIGIAIIREVGVDTGGCNIQFAIDPVDGRVIVIEMNPRVSRSSALASKATGFPIAKIAAKLAIGYTLDEVPNDITEKTPASFEPTLDYVVVKAPRFAFEKFPSADSTLTTTMKSVGEAMAIGRNFTEALQKALRSLEKKGSQFDFTGPVGAKEVLLEEAQRPTDGRINTVMYAIRAGATQEEVFESTKIDPWFVDQLFLIKEIADELAAADKLGPELLAEAKRHGFSDAQIADIRGLREDVVREVRHALGVRPVYKTVDTCAAEFAAKTPYFYSSYDEESEVAPRTKPAVIILGSGPNRIGQGIEFDYSCVHASFALSEAGYETVMVNCNPETVSTDYDTSDRLYFEPLTLEDVLEIVHAETLAGPVAGVVVQLGGQTPLGLAQALKDNGVPVVGTPPEAIHAAEDRGAFGRVLAEAGLPAPKHGTATTFAGAKAIADEIGYPVLVRPSYVLGGRGMEIVYDEERLSSYIAESTEISPTRPVLVDRFLDDAIEIDVDALYDGTELYLGGVMEHIEEAGIHSGDSACALPPITLGGFDIKRLRASTEAIAKGVGVRGLINIQFAMAGDILYVLEANPRASRTVPFTSKATAVPLAKAAARISLGATVAELRAEGMLPKEGDGGTLPLDAPISVKEAVMPWSRFRDVHGRGVDTVLGPEMRSTGEVMGIDSVFGTAYAKSQAGAYGPLPTKGRAFISVANRDKRTMIFPARELVAHGFELMATSGTAEVLRRNGINATVVRKLSEGEGPNGEKTIVQLIHDGEVDLIVNTPYGTGGRLDGYEIRTAAVARSVPCLTTVQALAAAVQGIDALNRGDVGVRSLQEHAEHLTAARD, from the coding sequence GTGCCTAAGCGTTCCGACATCCAGTCCGTTCTGGTCATCGGCTCCGGCCCGATCGTCATCGGCCAGGCCGCCGAGTTCGACTACTCCGGCACCCAGGCCTGCCGCATCCTCAAGGCCGAGGGCCTGCGGGTCATCCTGGTCAACTCCAACCCCGCGACGATCATGACCGACCCGGAGATCGCCGACGCCACGTACGTCGAGCCGATCACCCCCGAGTTCGTCGAGAAGATCATCGCCAAGGAGCGCCCCGACGCGCTCCTGCCCACCCTCGGCGGCCAGACCGCGCTCAACACCGCCATCTCCATGCACGAGCAGGGCGTCCTGGAGAAGTACGGCGTCGAGCTGATCGGCGCCAACGTCGAGGCCATCAACAAGGGCGAGGACCGCGACCTCTTCAAGGGCGTGGTCGAGGCCGTCAAGGCCAAGATCGGTTACGGCGAGTCCGCCCGCTCGGTCATCTGCCACTCCATGGACGACGTGCTGGCGGGCGTCGAAGAGCTCGGCGGCTACCCCGTCGTCGTGCGCCCCTCCTTCACCATGGGCGGCGCCGGCTCCGGCTTCGCGCACGACGAGGAGGAGCTGCGCCGCATCGCCGGGCAGGGCCTCACGCTCTCGCCGACCACCGAGGTGCTCCTTGAGGAGTCCATCCTCGGCTGGAAGGAGTACGAGCTGGAGCTGATGCGCGACAAGCACGACAACGTCGTGGTCGTCTGCTCCATCGAGAACTTCGACCCGATGGGCGTGCACACCGGCGACTCGATCACCGTCGCCCCGGCGATGACGCTGACCGACCGCGAGTACCAGCGCCTGCGCGACATCGGCATCGCGATCATCCGCGAGGTCGGCGTCGACACCGGTGGCTGCAACATCCAGTTCGCGATCGACCCGGTCGACGGCCGCGTCATCGTCATCGAGATGAACCCGCGCGTGTCGCGCTCCTCGGCGCTCGCGTCGAAGGCCACCGGCTTCCCGATCGCCAAGATCGCGGCCAAGCTCGCCATCGGTTACACGCTGGACGAGGTTCCCAACGACATCACCGAGAAGACCCCGGCCTCCTTCGAGCCGACCCTCGACTACGTCGTCGTGAAGGCTCCGCGCTTCGCCTTCGAGAAGTTCCCCTCCGCCGACTCCACCCTCACCACCACCATGAAGTCGGTGGGCGAGGCCATGGCGATCGGCCGCAACTTCACCGAGGCCCTCCAGAAGGCGCTGCGCTCCCTGGAGAAGAAGGGCTCGCAGTTCGACTTCACGGGCCCGGTCGGCGCCAAGGAGGTGCTCCTTGAGGAGGCCCAGCGGCCGACCGACGGGCGCATCAACACCGTCATGTACGCGATCCGGGCGGGCGCGACCCAGGAGGAGGTCTTCGAGTCCACGAAGATCGACCCCTGGTTCGTCGACCAGCTCTTCCTGATCAAGGAGATCGCGGACGAGCTGGCCGCCGCCGACAAGCTCGGCCCCGAGCTCCTCGCCGAGGCGAAGCGGCACGGCTTCTCCGACGCCCAGATCGCCGACATCCGCGGTCTGCGCGAGGACGTCGTCCGCGAGGTCCGGCACGCCCTCGGAGTGCGCCCCGTCTACAAGACGGTCGACACCTGCGCCGCCGAGTTCGCCGCCAAGACCCCGTACTTCTACTCCTCCTACGACGAGGAGAGCGAGGTCGCGCCGCGCACCAAGCCCGCGGTGATCATCCTGGGCTCCGGCCCCAACCGCATCGGCCAGGGCATCGAGTTCGACTACTCCTGCGTCCACGCCTCCTTCGCGCTGAGCGAGGCGGGCTACGAGACCGTGATGGTCAACTGCAACCCGGAGACCGTCTCGACGGACTACGACACCTCCGACCGCCTGTACTTCGAGCCGCTCACGCTCGAAGACGTCCTGGAGATCGTCCACGCCGAGACCCTCGCGGGCCCGGTCGCGGGCGTCGTCGTCCAGCTCGGCGGCCAGACCCCGCTGGGCCTGGCGCAGGCGCTCAAGGACAACGGCGTCCCGGTGGTGGGCACCCCGCCCGAGGCGATCCACGCCGCCGAGGACCGCGGCGCCTTCGGCCGCGTGCTCGCCGAGGCCGGTCTGCCCGCCCCCAAGCACGGCACCGCCACCACCTTCGCGGGCGCCAAGGCCATCGCCGACGAGATCGGCTACCCCGTCCTCGTACGCCCCTCGTACGTGCTCGGCGGCCGCGGCATGGAGATCGTGTACGACGAGGAGCGGCTGTCCTCGTACATCGCGGAGTCCACCGAGATCAGCCCGACCCGGCCGGTCCTCGTGGACCGCTTCCTGGACGACGCGATCGAGATCGACGTGGACGCCCTCTACGACGGCACCGAGCTCTACCTCGGCGGCGTCATGGAGCACATCGAGGAGGCCGGCATCCACTCCGGCGACTCGGCGTGCGCACTGCCCCCGATCACGCTGGGCGGCTTCGACATCAAGCGCCTGCGCGCCTCAACGGAGGCCATCGCCAAGGGAGTTGGCGTCCGCGGACTGATCAACATCCAGTTCGCGATGGCGGGCGACATCCTGTACGTCCTCGAAGCCAACCCGCGTGCCTCGCGCACCGTCCCCTTCACCTCGAAGGCGACCGCGGTGCCGCTCGCGAAGGCCGCCGCCCGCATCTCGCTGGGCGCGACCGTCGCCGAACTGCGCGCCGAGGGCATGCTGCCCAAGGAGGGCGACGGCGGCACCCTGCCGCTGGACGCGCCGATCTCCGTCAAGGAGGCCGTGATGCCGTGGAGCCGCTTCCGCGACGTCCACGGGCGCGGCGTCGACACGGTGCTCGGCCCGGAGATGCGCTCCACCGGTGAAGTCATGGGCATCGACTCGGTGTTCGGCACCGCGTACGCCAAGTCGCAGGCGGGCGCCTACGGCCCGCTGCCGACCAAGGGCCGCGCCTTCATCTCGGTGGCCAACCGGGACAAGCGCACGATGATCTTCCCGGCACGTGAACTGGTCGCCCACGGCTTCGAGTTGATGGCCACCTCCGGCACCGCCGAGGTGCTTCGCCGCAACGGCATCAACGCCACCGTGGTGCGCAAGCTCAGCGAGGGCGAGGGCCCGAACGGCGAGAAGACGATCGTCCAGCTGATCCACGACGGCGAGGTCGACCTCATCGTCAACACGCCGTACGGCACCGGCGGCCGTCTCGACGGCTACGAGATCCGTACGGCCGCGGTCGCCCGCTCCGTGCCCTGCCTGACCACGGTCCAGGCGCTCGCCGCCGCCGTGCAGGGCATCGACGCGCTCAACCGCGGTGACGTGGGGGTGCGTTCCCTCCAGGAACACGCGGAACACCTGACCGCGGCCCGCGACTAG
- a CDS encoding quinone-dependent dihydroorotate dehydrogenase, which produces MYKLFFNLVFKRMDPEQAHYLAFRWIRGAARVPVLRTFVAAVLAPRYKELRTEALGLRMHGPFGLAAGFDKNAVAIDGMSMLGFDHIEIGTVTGEPQPGNPKKRLFRLVPDRALINRMGFNNEGSAAVAARLAARTAVFRTVVGVNIGKTKVVPEAEAAADYVKSTERLAAHADYLVVNVSSPNTPGLRNLQATESLRPLLTAVREAADRSVTGRRVPLLVKIAPDLADADVDAVADLAVELGLDGIIATNTTIARDGLGLKSSADLVKETGGLSGAPLKERSLEVLGRLYARVGDRLVLIGVGGIENAEDAWQRILAGATLVQGYSAFIYEGPFYARAIHKGLAARLATSPYATLAEAVGAETRKKAAA; this is translated from the coding sequence ATGTACAAGCTCTTCTTCAACCTCGTCTTCAAGCGTATGGACCCCGAGCAGGCCCACTATCTGGCCTTCCGCTGGATCCGCGGCGCGGCCCGCGTCCCCGTCCTGCGCACGTTCGTCGCCGCCGTGCTCGCGCCCCGCTACAAGGAGCTGCGCACCGAGGCGCTCGGCCTGCGCATGCACGGCCCGTTCGGCCTCGCGGCCGGCTTCGACAAGAACGCCGTCGCGATCGACGGCATGTCGATGCTCGGCTTCGACCACATCGAGATCGGCACCGTCACCGGCGAGCCCCAGCCCGGCAACCCGAAGAAGCGCCTCTTCCGCCTCGTGCCGGACCGCGCGCTGATCAACCGCATGGGCTTCAACAACGAGGGCTCGGCGGCGGTGGCGGCCCGCCTGGCGGCCCGCACCGCGGTCTTCAGGACCGTCGTGGGCGTCAACATCGGCAAGACCAAGGTCGTCCCCGAGGCGGAGGCCGCCGCCGACTACGTGAAGTCGACCGAGCGCCTCGCCGCGCACGCCGACTACCTCGTCGTGAACGTCTCCTCGCCGAACACGCCGGGCCTGCGCAACCTCCAGGCCACCGAATCGCTCCGGCCGCTGCTCACGGCGGTACGCGAAGCCGCCGACCGCAGCGTCACCGGTCGCCGCGTGCCGCTGCTCGTCAAGATCGCGCCCGACCTCGCCGACGCGGACGTCGACGCGGTCGCCGACCTCGCCGTCGAACTCGGCCTGGACGGCATCATCGCCACCAACACGACGATCGCCCGCGACGGGCTCGGCCTGAAGTCCTCGGCGGACCTCGTCAAGGAGACCGGCGGCCTGTCCGGCGCTCCGCTCAAGGAGCGCTCCCTTGAAGTGCTCGGCCGCCTGTACGCCCGCGTCGGCGACCGCCTCGTCCTGATCGGCGTCGGCGGCATCGAGAACGCCGAGGACGCCTGGCAGCGCATCCTCGCCGGCGCCACCCTGGTCCAGGGCTACAGCGCCTTCATCTACGAGGGTCCGTTCTACGCCCGCGCGATCCACAAGGGCCTCGCCGCCCGGCTCGCCACCTCCCCGTACGCAACGCTCGCCGAGGCCGTCGGCGCCGAGACCCGGAAGAAGGCAGCCGCATGA
- the pyrF gene encoding orotidine-5'-phosphate decarboxylase produces the protein MIPFGTRLREAMDTRGPLCVGIDPHASLLADWGLNDDIAGLERFTRITVEALADRVAVLKPQSAFFERFGSRGIAVLEKAVQEARAAGALVLMDAKRGDIGSTMAAYAATYLDPASPLFSDAVTVSPYLGFGSLRPALDLAAKSGSGVFVLALTSNPEGAEVQRSTAADGRSLAQLMLDHMAAENAGASPMGSVGAVVGATLGDAGANLDINGPLLAPGIGAQGATPADLPGVFGSAVRNVVPSVSRGVLRHGPDAGALRAAAARYADEVRAAIPGA, from the coding sequence ATGATCCCCTTCGGTACCCGACTGCGCGAGGCGATGGACACCCGCGGACCGCTCTGCGTGGGCATCGACCCGCACGCCTCCCTGCTCGCGGACTGGGGCCTGAACGACGACATCGCCGGCCTTGAGCGCTTCACCCGCATCACGGTCGAGGCGCTGGCGGACCGGGTGGCGGTGCTCAAGCCGCAGTCGGCGTTCTTCGAGCGCTTCGGATCGCGTGGGATCGCGGTCCTGGAGAAGGCGGTCCAGGAGGCGCGGGCGGCCGGAGCACTGGTCCTGATGGACGCCAAGCGGGGCGACATCGGCTCCACGATGGCGGCGTACGCGGCCACCTATCTGGACCCCGCCTCCCCGCTCTTCTCGGACGCCGTGACCGTCTCGCCGTACCTGGGCTTCGGTTCGCTGCGCCCGGCGCTCGACCTGGCGGCGAAGTCCGGCTCGGGCGTCTTCGTGCTCGCCCTCACCTCCAACCCGGAGGGCGCCGAGGTCCAGCGCTCGACGGCGGCCGACGGCCGGTCCCTGGCCCAGCTGATGCTGGACCACATGGCGGCGGAGAACGCGGGCGCCTCGCCCATGGGCTCGGTGGGCGCGGTGGTCGGCGCGACCCTGGGCGACGCGGGGGCGAACCTCGACATCAACGGCCCGCTCCTCGCCCCGGGCATCGGTGCCCAGGGTGCGACCCCGGCCGACCTTCCCGGAGTCTTCGGCTCCGCCGTGCGCAACGTGGTCCCGAGCGTCAGCCGCGGCGTCCTGCGCCACGGGCCGGACGCCGGCGCCCTGCGCGCGGCGGCGGCCCGCTACGCCGACGAGGTCCGCGCGGCGATCCCGGGGGCCTGA
- a CDS encoding integration host factor: MALPPLTPEQRAAALEKAAAARRERAEVKNRLKHSGASLHEVIKSGQENDVIGKMKVSALLESLPGVGKVRAKQIMERLGISESRRVRGLGSNQIASLEREFGGSGA, encoded by the coding sequence GTGGCTCTTCCGCCCCTTACCCCTGAACAGCGCGCAGCCGCGCTCGAAAAGGCCGCCGCGGCTCGCCGGGAGCGGGCCGAGGTCAAGAATCGACTCAAGCACTCCGGCGCCTCCCTCCACGAGGTCATCAAGTCGGGCCAGGAGAACGACGTCATCGGGAAGATGAAGGTCTCCGCCCTCCTTGAGTCCCTGCCCGGCGTGGGCAAGGTCCGTGCCAAGCAGATCATGGAGCGGCTCGGGATCTCCGAGAGCCGCCGCGTGCGGGGGCTCGGCTCCAACCAGATCGCGTCCCTTGAGCGTGAGTTCGGCGGCTCCGGGGCCTGA
- the gmk gene encoding guanylate kinase produces the protein MAATLRGTTPVPPDARPRLTVLSGPSGVGKSTVVAHMRKVHPEVWLSVSATTRKPRPGERHGVQYFFVDDEEFDKLVANGELLEWAEFAGNRYGTPRAAVLERLEAGEPVLLEIDLQGARLVRESMPEAQLVFLAPPSWDELVRRLTGRGTEAPDVIERRLTVAKVELAAEAEFDTTLVNTSVEDVARELLALMRVV, from the coding sequence ATGGCAGCAACACTCCGGGGGACCACCCCCGTACCCCCGGACGCACGTCCGCGGCTGACCGTGCTCTCCGGCCCCTCCGGGGTCGGCAAGAGCACGGTCGTCGCCCATATGCGCAAGGTCCACCCCGAGGTCTGGCTCTCCGTGTCGGCCACCACCCGCAAGCCGCGGCCCGGTGAGCGGCACGGCGTGCAGTACTTCTTCGTGGACGACGAGGAGTTCGACAAGCTCGTCGCCAACGGCGAACTGCTCGAATGGGCCGAGTTCGCGGGGAACCGTTACGGCACCCCGCGCGCGGCCGTCCTTGAGCGCCTCGAAGCGGGCGAGCCCGTCCTCCTGGAGATCGACCTCCAGGGCGCCAGGCTCGTACGCGAGTCGATGCCCGAGGCCCAGCTCGTCTTCCTCGCGCCGCCGAGCTGGGACGAACTGGTCCGCCGGCTCACCGGCCGCGGCACCGAGGCGCCCGACGTCATCGAGCGCCGGCTCACCGTCGCCAAGGTCGAACTGGCCGCCGAGGCCGAGTTCGACACCACGCTGGTCAACACCTCGGTCGAGGACGTGGCCCGCGAGCTGCTAGCCTTGATGCGAGTTGTCTGA
- the rpoZ gene encoding DNA-directed RNA polymerase subunit omega, with amino-acid sequence MSSSMTAPEGIINPPIDELLEATDSKYSLVIYAAKRARQINAYYSQLGEGLLEYVGPLVDTHVHEKPLSIALREINAGLLTSEAIEGPAQ; translated from the coding sequence GTGTCCTCTTCCATGACCGCGCCCGAGGGCATCATCAACCCTCCGATTGATGAGCTCCTCGAAGCAACCGACTCGAAGTACAGCCTGGTGATCTACGCGGCCAAGCGTGCCCGCCAGATCAACGCGTACTACTCGCAGCTCGGTGAGGGCCTGCTCGAGTACGTCGGCCCGCTGGTGGACACCCACGTCCACGAGAAGCCGCTCTCGATCGCGCTGCGCGAGATCAACGCGGGTCTGCTGACCTCCGAGGCCATCGAGGGCCCCGCTCAGTAG
- the coaBC gene encoding bifunctional phosphopantothenoylcysteine decarboxylase/phosphopantothenate--cysteine ligase CoaBC, which yields MGKPKVVLGVSGGIAAYKACELLRRLTESGHDVRVVPTASALHFVGAATWSALSGHPVSTEVWSDVHEVPHVRIGQGADLVIVAPATADMLAKAAHGLADDLLTNTLLTARCPVVFAPAMHTEMWEHPATQENVATLRRRGAVVVEPAVGRLTGVDTGKGRLPDPDELFEVCRRVLARGSAGRDLAGRHVVISAGGTREPLDPVRYLGNRSSGKQGYALARTAVARGARVTLIEANTSLADPAGADVVRVGTAVQLRDAVLKAAPDADVVVMAAAVADFRPDSYATGKIKKKDGQEPAPLTLVRNPDILAEISADRARPGQLVVGFAAETDDVLANGRLKLARKGCDLLVVNEVGERKTFGSEENEAVVLGADGSQTPVPYGPKEALADTVWDLVGQRFGQTGDAPGDRT from the coding sequence ATGGGCAAGCCGAAGGTCGTTCTCGGGGTCAGCGGTGGCATCGCCGCCTACAAGGCGTGCGAGCTGCTGCGCAGGCTGACCGAATCGGGCCATGACGTCCGGGTGGTGCCGACCGCGTCCGCGCTGCACTTCGTCGGGGCGGCCACGTGGTCCGCGCTCTCCGGCCACCCCGTCTCGACCGAGGTCTGGTCGGATGTCCACGAGGTGCCCCACGTGCGGATCGGACAGGGCGCCGATCTGGTGATCGTGGCTCCGGCCACCGCCGACATGCTGGCCAAGGCGGCCCACGGTCTCGCCGACGACCTGCTCACCAACACCCTGCTCACCGCGCGCTGTCCGGTCGTCTTCGCCCCCGCGATGCACACCGAGATGTGGGAGCACCCCGCGACCCAGGAGAACGTGGCGACCCTGCGCCGCCGTGGCGCCGTCGTCGTCGAGCCCGCCGTGGGGCGCCTCACCGGCGTCGACACCGGCAAGGGCCGACTGCCCGACCCCGACGAGCTGTTCGAGGTGTGCCGCCGGGTGCTCGCGCGGGGGAGCGCGGGGCGGGACCTCGCCGGGCGGCACGTCGTGATCAGCGCGGGAGGCACGCGCGAGCCGCTCGACCCGGTGCGCTATCTCGGCAACCGCTCCTCCGGGAAGCAGGGGTACGCGCTGGCCCGCACCGCCGTCGCGCGCGGGGCAAGGGTCACCCTGATCGAGGCCAACACCTCTCTCGCGGACCCGGCGGGCGCGGACGTGGTCCGCGTCGGCACCGCCGTCCAGCTGCGCGACGCCGTCCTGAAGGCGGCGCCGGACGCCGATGTCGTGGTGATGGCCGCGGCCGTCGCCGACTTCCGCCCCGATTCGTACGCCACTGGGAAGATCAAGAAGAAGGACGGCCAGGAGCCCGCGCCGCTCACTCTGGTGCGCAATCCGGACATCCTCGCCGAGATCTCGGCCGACCGGGCGCGGCCCGGACAGCTCGTCGTCGGCTTCGCCGCCGAAACCGACGACGTCCTCGCCAACGGCCGCCTCAAGCTCGCGCGCAAGGGATGTGACCTGCTCGTCGTCAATGAGGTCGGGGAGCGCAAGACGTTCGGGTCCGAGGAGAACGAGGCGGTCGTCCTCGGCGCCGACGGCTCACAGACCCCGGTGCCGTACGGCCCCAAGGAGGCCCTCGCGGACACCGTGTGGGACCTGGTGGGCCAGCGTTTCGGACAAACAGGCGACGCGCCCGGCGACCGGACCTAG
- the metK gene encoding methionine adenosyltransferase, which produces MSRRLFTSESVTEGHPDKIADQISDTILDALLREDPTSRVAVETLITTGLVHVAGEVTTKAYAPIAQLVRDKILEIGYDSSKKGFDGASCGVSVSIGAQSPDIAQGVDTAYEKRVEGDEDELDKQGAGDQGLMFGYATDETPELMPLPIHLAHRLSRRLTEVRKNGTIPYLRPDGKTQVTIEYDGDKAVRLDTVVVSTQHASDIDLESLLAPDIREFVVEHVIKQLVDDGIKLDTDGYRLLVNPTGRFEIGGPMGDAGLTGRKIIIDTYGGMARHGGGAFSGKDPSKVDRSAAYAMRWVAKNVVAAGLAARCEVQVAYAIGKAEPVGLFVETFGTNTVDNEKIETAITEVFDLRPAAIIRDLDLLRPIYAQTAAYGHFGRELPDFTWERTDRVDALRKAAGL; this is translated from the coding sequence GTGTCCCGTCGTCTCTTCACCTCGGAGTCCGTGACCGAGGGTCACCCCGACAAGATCGCTGACCAGATCAGCGACACGATCCTCGACGCGCTCCTGCGCGAGGACCCGACCTCCCGCGTCGCCGTGGAGACCCTCATCACCACGGGCCTCGTGCACGTGGCCGGCGAGGTCACCACCAAGGCCTACGCGCCCATCGCGCAGCTCGTCCGCGACAAGATCCTCGAGATCGGCTACGACTCGTCGAAGAAGGGCTTCGACGGCGCCTCCTGCGGCGTGTCGGTGTCCATCGGCGCCCAGTCCCCGGACATCGCGCAGGGTGTCGACACCGCGTACGAGAAGCGGGTCGAGGGCGATGAGGACGAGCTCGACAAGCAGGGCGCCGGCGACCAGGGCCTGATGTTCGGGTACGCAACGGACGAGACCCCCGAGCTGATGCCGCTGCCGATCCACCTCGCGCACCGGCTCTCCCGCCGGCTCACCGAGGTCCGCAAGAACGGGACCATCCCCTACCTGCGCCCCGACGGCAAGACCCAGGTCACCATCGAGTACGACGGTGACAAGGCCGTGCGCCTGGACACGGTCGTCGTCTCCACGCAGCACGCGAGCGACATCGACCTGGAGTCGCTGCTCGCTCCCGACATCCGCGAGTTCGTGGTCGAGCACGTCATCAAGCAGCTGGTGGACGACGGCATCAAGCTGGACACCGACGGCTACCGCCTGCTGGTGAACCCGACCGGCCGCTTCGAGATCGGCGGTCCGATGGGTGACGCGGGCCTGACCGGCCGGAAGATCATCATCGACACCTACGGCGGCATGGCCCGCCACGGTGGCGGCGCGTTCTCGGGCAAGGACCCGTCGAAGGTGGACCGCAGCGCCGCGTACGCGATGCGCTGGGTCGCCAAGAACGTCGTGGCCGCGGGTCTCGCCGCGCGCTGCGAGGTCCAGGTCGCGTACGCGATCGGCAAGGCCGAGCCGGTGGGCCTGTTCGTCGAGACCTTCGGCACCAACACCGTCGACAACGAGAAGATCGAGACGGCCATCACCGAGGTCTTCGACCTCCGCCCGGCCGCGATCATCCGCGACCTCGACCTGCTGCGCCCGATCTACGCCCAGACCGCCGCGTACGGCCACTTCGGCCGCGAGCTGCCCGACTTCACCTGGGAGCGCACGGACCGCGTGGACGCCCTGCGCAAGGCCGCGGGCCTGTAG